In a genomic window of Thermosynechococcus sp. CL-1:
- a CDS encoding GspE/PulE family protein — protein MVNTSSSSSRKALTVRGRAASPTERAIVASGYASIDQVREAMNTARKTGKSLVTVLQEITGSTMPPDVLRQYHKQQLFELKVIYGVDCLDPELNRFPTEQIEELINTIVPIDTCRTYQVIPIAKHLDADPPYLLVAMVDPDNLQAIDNLTRLLRAHNLTLKRMVITLEDYQRLIDPILNKQVAETTAGKNAPAAIGDINIEEDIEAMGGLEELEGEQEVDLAEALKGAEDAPIIALVNKILAKALTEGVSDIHIEPQEEYLRIRFRKDGVLHQAFDPLPKKIVPAVVSRFKILADLDIAERRAPQDGRIRKMFQGRRVDFRVNTLPSRWGEKVVLRILDNSATQLGLDKLITDPESLAIVREMTKRPFGLILVTGPTGSGKTTTLYSALAECNSPGVNISTAEDPIEYTLPGLTQVQVIREKGMDFASILRAFLRQDPDVILVGETRDKETAKTAIEAALTGHLVLTTLHTNDAASAVARLSEMGVEPFMVSASLIGVVAQRLMRRVCSECRIPYTPTREELARFGLSASKDVNLTLYKANKLTPEQIQAAKASGQPICSKCGGVGYKGRVGVYEIMRVTERLQSLITEGAPTERIKEAAVEEGMKTLLAYSLNLVKEGVTTLEEVERVTFTDTGLESELKAKRKSSLTCRTCGAEAQPEWLECPYCMTPRFVD, from the coding sequence ATGGTCAACACATCGTCATCTTCTTCTCGGAAAGCACTTACCGTGCGCGGCAGAGCCGCTAGCCCCACAGAACGAGCCATTGTTGCCTCCGGTTACGCCAGTATCGATCAGGTGCGAGAAGCCATGAACACCGCCCGCAAAACGGGCAAGTCCCTCGTAACCGTGTTACAGGAGATTACCGGCAGCACCATGCCCCCCGATGTGTTGCGCCAGTACCACAAGCAACAGCTTTTTGAACTCAAAGTGATCTACGGCGTTGATTGCCTCGATCCCGAACTCAATCGTTTCCCCACCGAGCAAATCGAGGAACTAATCAACACGATTGTACCGATTGACACCTGCCGCACCTACCAAGTCATCCCCATTGCCAAGCACCTCGACGCTGATCCCCCCTATCTGCTCGTGGCGATGGTGGATCCAGATAACCTCCAAGCCATTGACAACCTCACCCGCTTACTCCGCGCCCACAACCTCACCCTCAAGCGAATGGTGATCACCCTAGAGGATTACCAACGCCTCATTGACCCGATTCTCAATAAACAGGTAGCTGAAACCACTGCTGGCAAAAACGCCCCGGCCGCGATCGGTGACATCAACATCGAAGAAGACATCGAAGCCATGGGCGGCCTCGAAGAGCTGGAAGGGGAGCAGGAGGTTGACCTTGCCGAGGCGCTGAAAGGCGCAGAAGATGCTCCGATTATTGCCCTTGTCAACAAAATTTTGGCCAAAGCCCTCACCGAAGGCGTTTCCGACATTCACATCGAACCTCAAGAGGAATACCTGCGGATTCGTTTCCGCAAAGATGGGGTGCTCCACCAAGCCTTTGATCCACTGCCGAAGAAAATCGTGCCAGCCGTCGTTTCCCGCTTCAAAATCTTGGCTGACCTTGATATTGCCGAGCGGCGTGCCCCCCAAGATGGTCGTATCCGCAAAATGTTCCAAGGGCGACGGGTGGACTTCCGAGTGAATACCCTCCCCAGCCGCTGGGGCGAAAAAGTCGTACTGCGAATTCTCGATAACTCCGCCACCCAACTCGGTCTCGACAAGCTGATTACTGACCCTGAGAGCCTTGCTATTGTGCGGGAGATGACCAAGCGCCCCTTTGGCCTCATCCTCGTTACAGGTCCCACTGGTTCAGGGAAAACCACCACGCTTTACTCAGCGCTGGCTGAATGTAATAGTCCCGGTGTCAACATCAGTACAGCGGAAGACCCGATTGAATACACGCTCCCCGGCCTAACGCAGGTACAGGTTATTCGCGAAAAAGGCATGGACTTTGCCTCCATTCTGCGTGCCTTTCTCCGCCAAGACCCCGATGTGATTCTGGTGGGGGAAACCCGCGACAAGGAAACAGCAAAAACCGCTATTGAAGCTGCCTTGACAGGTCACTTGGTGTTAACCACCCTGCACACCAACGATGCCGCCAGTGCCGTTGCCCGTCTCTCGGAAATGGGGGTGGAACCCTTCATGGTCTCCGCTTCCTTAATTGGGGTCGTTGCCCAGCGACTTATGCGGCGGGTATGCAGTGAGTGTCGCATTCCCTATACGCCCACCCGTGAGGAACTGGCACGCTTTGGCTTGTCTGCCTCCAAGGATGTCAACCTCACCCTCTACAAAGCCAATAAACTCACACCCGAGCAGATTCAAGCAGCCAAAGCCAGTGGCCAGCCGATTTGTAGCAAGTGTGGCGGTGTTGGCTACAAAGGACGGGTCGGGGTCTACGAAATTATGCGGGTGACGGAGCGCCTGCAAAGCCTGATTACTGAGGGTGCCCCCACGGAGCGGATCAAGGAAGCGGCGGTTGAAGAGGGCATGAAAACCCTGTTGGCCTATAGCCTGAACCTTGTCAAAGAAGGGGTCACCACCCTCGAGGAAGTCGAGCGCGTCACCTTTACGGACACGGGTCTCGAATCAGAACTCAAGGCCAAACGTAAGAGTTCTTTAACCTGCCGTACCTGCGGTGCCGAGGCGCAGCCCGAATGGTTAGAATGCCCCTATTGCATGACACCCCGCTTTGTGGATTAA